A single Nocardioides bizhenqiangii DNA region contains:
- a CDS encoding mismatch-specific DNA-glycosylase: protein MRRTFSRAELESFRDAVVPDLLPTAPEHDLKLLFVGINPGLWTAATQTHFAHPGNRFYPALLRGGVITEPIDAAAGMTDAERDVLRERGIGITNLARRATAKASELSPAELKEGGAALTALVERLRPRVVAVAGITAYRTAFGLPKAVLGRQPTPLAGAELWVVPNPSGLNAHETVESLARAYVEVARAAGLSVVE from the coding sequence GTGCGTCGTACCTTCTCCCGCGCCGAGCTCGAGTCCTTCCGCGATGCCGTCGTCCCCGACCTGCTGCCGACGGCCCCGGAGCACGACCTCAAGCTGCTCTTCGTGGGCATCAACCCGGGTCTGTGGACGGCGGCGACGCAGACCCACTTCGCGCACCCGGGCAACCGGTTCTATCCGGCGCTGCTGCGCGGCGGCGTGATCACCGAGCCGATCGACGCCGCAGCCGGGATGACCGACGCCGAGCGCGACGTGCTCCGCGAGCGGGGCATCGGCATCACCAACCTGGCGCGGCGGGCCACCGCCAAGGCCTCCGAGCTCAGCCCTGCCGAGCTGAAGGAGGGCGGGGCCGCGCTCACGGCGCTGGTCGAGCGGCTCCGGCCGCGGGTGGTCGCGGTCGCCGGGATCACCGCCTACCGGACCGCCTTCGGCCTCCCGAAGGCCGTCCTCGGCCGCCAGCCCACCCCGCTCGCCGGCGCCGAGCTGTGGGTCGTGCCCAACCCGAGCGGCCTCAACGCCCACGAGACGGTGGAGAGCCTGGCCAGGGCGTACGTCGAGGTCGCCCGTGCCGCCGGGCTTTCGGTGGTCGAGTAG
- a CDS encoding lipoprotein: protein MKRYLGTLVLIGALVGLAGCGDDPDDRADVRADDPANTPPSETEQPADLEVVDIVSGVAAGGDVAETATIIESEAVLGRYLDQFRSPTLVDELMAVVETADPVEGRVIGLAVIEVSCNEPPSAHVTQVGGRFFVTAGKVVNPHPECYAPVTSVAVLDLPAR, encoded by the coding sequence ATGAAGCGCTACCTCGGGACCCTCGTCCTCATCGGCGCCCTCGTCGGCTTGGCCGGCTGCGGCGACGACCCCGACGACCGCGCCGACGTTCGCGCCGACGATCCGGCGAACACGCCGCCGAGTGAGACGGAACAGCCCGCCGACCTGGAGGTCGTCGACATCGTCTCCGGGGTTGCTGCCGGCGGCGACGTGGCGGAGACCGCGACCATCATCGAGAGCGAGGCCGTGCTCGGGCGCTACCTCGACCAGTTCCGGTCGCCGACCCTCGTCGACGAGCTCATGGCCGTGGTCGAGACCGCCGACCCCGTCGAGGGTCGGGTGATCGGGCTGGCGGTCATCGAGGTCTCCTGCAACGAGCCGCCGTCGGCCCACGTGACGCAGGTGGGCGGCCGGTTCTTCGTCACCGCCGGCAAGGTCGTGAACCCCCACCCCGAGTGCTACGCCCCCGTCACCAGCGTCGCCGTCCTGGACCTCCCGGCCCGTTGA
- a CDS encoding phosphodiester glycosidase family protein → MRRLLPELVVLSLLATAGAVVFLDDGPSDPSKPPAAQQAAAPRVAPGSDPDDPQTWQTSDQVRGPIAPPAVPGQRAVLGRTQRFSYKPAPGVTITAWDARTRRGPVRYFVTRVRWRAPGIRVDYSNGDRVRRRQTVTSMLSSTPKVVAGINGDFFDIYDTGAPLGIGRERRGDVLWNAIDSGWNNALSVNTEGKWHVGELPLVAEVVDRPGIVVTNYNSPRVKVGGTGIYDWRFGRAVGYGWTDEQRRQVRFVQIVDGTVVANREALPSRTGIKGIFLIARGDHAEDKLEALKVGTRVAVRRRLGGKVAVAITGNALLIKKRQLLVSDDGEMHPRTAVGVDRDTKELIFLVVDGRQDFSRGFTMVELGRMMMRLGAEDALNLDGGGSTTLAAVRNGDLRVINSPSDGAQRPVPNGLEVVYNP, encoded by the coding sequence ATGCGTCGCCTGCTGCCGGAACTCGTCGTGTTGTCCCTCCTGGCGACCGCCGGCGCAGTGGTCTTCCTCGACGACGGCCCCTCGGACCCGTCCAAGCCGCCGGCGGCCCAGCAGGCAGCGGCTCCGAGGGTCGCACCGGGGTCGGACCCCGACGACCCGCAGACGTGGCAGACCTCCGACCAGGTGCGCGGGCCGATCGCGCCGCCGGCGGTACCCGGACAGCGCGCCGTGCTGGGGCGGACCCAACGCTTCTCTTACAAGCCGGCGCCGGGGGTCACCATCACCGCGTGGGACGCGCGCACCCGCCGCGGCCCGGTGCGCTACTTCGTGACGCGGGTGAGGTGGAGGGCGCCCGGCATCAGGGTCGACTACTCCAACGGCGACCGCGTCCGCCGCCGGCAGACGGTCACCTCGATGCTGTCCAGCACTCCGAAGGTCGTGGCGGGGATCAACGGCGACTTCTTCGACATCTACGACACCGGCGCCCCGCTCGGCATCGGTCGCGAGCGCCGCGGCGACGTGCTCTGGAACGCGATCGACTCGGGATGGAACAACGCGCTCTCGGTCAACACCGAGGGCAAGTGGCACGTGGGCGAGCTCCCGCTGGTGGCCGAGGTCGTGGACCGACCCGGGATCGTCGTCACCAACTACAACTCGCCGCGGGTCAAGGTCGGCGGCACCGGCATCTACGACTGGCGGTTCGGGCGGGCGGTCGGCTACGGCTGGACCGACGAGCAGCGCCGACAGGTGCGGTTCGTGCAGATCGTCGACGGCACGGTGGTCGCCAACCGGGAGGCGCTCCCGAGCAGGACCGGCATCAAGGGCATCTTCCTGATCGCGCGCGGAGACCATGCCGAGGACAAGCTCGAGGCGTTGAAGGTCGGCACCCGGGTCGCGGTCCGCCGTCGGCTGGGTGGGAAGGTGGCGGTAGCGATCACCGGCAACGCGCTGCTGATCAAGAAGCGTCAGCTGCTGGTGTCCGACGACGGCGAGATGCACCCGCGTACGGCGGTCGGGGTCGATCGGGATACCAAGGAGCTGATCTTCCTCGTGGTGGACGGCCGGCAGGACTTCAGCCGCGGCTTCACGATGGTCGAGCTCGGGCGGATGATGATGCGCCTGGGCGCCGAGGACGCCCTCAACCTCGACGGCGGCGGATCCACCACGCTCGCGGCGGTCCGCAACGGCGACCTCCGGGTCATCAACTCGCCGTCCGACGGTGCGCAACGGCCGGTGCCCAACGGGCTCGAGGTCGTCTACAACCCGTGA
- a CDS encoding site-specific DNA-methyltransferase: MSSGPCNTFAEGDNLEVLAGLPAASYDLVYIDPPYNTGSAFAYRDSFAGHQAWTDMMRPRLEAGRRVLADTGAIFVSIDDHEVAHLRLLLDEVYGEPNFLAQVVVNLNPKGRQLGSGFATSHEYVLVYAKDARQCVLDASSTDLVLEGDFPLVAEDGRRYRRLPLRNTNKKFNPLTAPTLHFAIWGDPETGEVRTSPFDGAGEIKPVFGDGSPAVWRWSRPRIDERPGDLVCRRVRGATGDRVDVFQRDWRHPTGGARRKKLRTIWLAEEVGSTDTAVAELKEILGHVFESPKPTGLVRRILDTMPDDARVLDYFAGSGTTGHAVALANAADGGRRTCLSINQPEPVRPGSNADLAGFRTVADVTRARLRAVAERVGGGYAEHSVVE, encoded by the coding sequence GTGTCGAGCGGTCCGTGCAACACCTTCGCCGAGGGCGACAACCTCGAGGTGCTCGCCGGCCTGCCCGCGGCGTCGTACGATCTCGTCTACATCGACCCGCCCTACAACACCGGCAGCGCGTTCGCCTACCGCGACAGCTTCGCCGGGCACCAGGCGTGGACGGACATGATGCGGCCGCGGCTCGAGGCCGGTCGGCGGGTGCTGGCCGACACCGGCGCGATCTTCGTCAGCATCGACGACCACGAGGTCGCGCACCTGCGGCTGCTGCTCGACGAGGTGTACGGCGAGCCCAACTTCCTCGCGCAGGTCGTGGTCAACCTCAATCCCAAGGGACGCCAGCTGGGCAGCGGCTTCGCGACGTCGCACGAGTACGTCCTCGTCTACGCCAAGGACGCGCGGCAGTGCGTGCTCGACGCGTCGAGCACCGACCTGGTCCTCGAGGGAGACTTCCCGCTGGTGGCCGAGGACGGGCGTCGCTACCGACGGCTGCCGCTGCGCAACACCAACAAGAAGTTCAATCCGCTGACCGCACCGACGCTGCACTTCGCGATCTGGGGCGACCCGGAGACCGGCGAGGTCCGGACCTCGCCGTTCGACGGCGCGGGCGAGATCAAGCCGGTCTTCGGTGACGGGTCGCCCGCGGTCTGGCGCTGGTCGCGGCCGCGGATCGACGAGCGTCCCGGTGACCTGGTGTGCCGCCGGGTGCGCGGCGCGACGGGCGACCGGGTCGACGTCTTCCAGCGCGACTGGCGGCACCCGACCGGCGGCGCGCGCCGCAAGAAGCTGCGCACCATCTGGCTCGCCGAGGAGGTCGGCTCGACCGACACGGCGGTCGCCGAGCTGAAGGAGATCCTGGGCCACGTCTTCGAGTCACCGAAGCCGACCGGGCTGGTCCGCCGGATCCTCGACACCATGCCCGACGACGCCCGGGTCCTCGACTACTTCGCGGGCAGCGGGACCACGGGACACGCCGTCGCGCTGGCCAACGCGGCCGACGGCGGGCGTCGTACCTGCCTCTCCATCAACCAACCGGAGCCGGTCCGCCCGGGCTCCAACGCCGACCTGGCCGGCTTCCGCACCGTCGCCGATGTCACGCGCGCCCGGCTCCGCGCGGTGGCGGAGCGGGTGGGCGGGGGATACGCGGAACACTCGGTCGTCGAGTAG
- a CDS encoding WS/DGAT/MGAT family O-acyltransferase, protein MVSLPKLRPIDPPSAAFLLAESKNQPMHVGGLQLFERPEDAGPDFVRELFEAATSNDDEVMPLFLKHPHRSIKTAGQLFWREDDQFDIEHHVRHNALPSPGRVRELLELCSRLHSTRLDWERPLWQAHLIEGLADGRVAMYTKIHHGLVDGISAMRLLQSTLSTDPDERGMAAPWTKRAIRRAKADTKGDVDAPMTEAAHTLAGLPGDALRTALGITAEAAGMPGALIKTLSKGARNETSTVSFHTPRTMFNRSITGARRFAAQDWPVERIRGVGKATGATINDVVLAMCGGAIRTYLLENDALPDSPLVAMVPVGLKAKESHLPSAEGGNAVGAVMARLGTDQADAGERLVAVQKSMKDGKDALQSLTPVQVLAMSAIGQAPAILGPALKMQGIIRSPYNLIISNVPGPRTTHYWNGAKLVGNYPLSIPINGMALNITCTSYDGSMGFGLTGCRRTVPHLQRLLTFLDAELAALEKAAGVS, encoded by the coding sequence GTGGTCTCTCTCCCCAAGCTCCGCCCGATCGATCCGCCGTCGGCGGCGTTCCTGCTCGCGGAGAGCAAGAACCAGCCGATGCACGTCGGCGGGCTGCAGCTCTTCGAGCGGCCGGAGGACGCGGGCCCCGACTTCGTGCGCGAGCTGTTCGAGGCGGCGACGTCGAACGACGACGAGGTCATGCCGCTCTTCCTCAAGCACCCCCACCGGTCGATCAAGACGGCCGGCCAGCTGTTCTGGCGCGAGGACGACCAGTTCGACATCGAGCACCACGTCCGCCACAACGCACTTCCGTCCCCGGGACGCGTCCGCGAGCTCCTCGAGCTGTGCTCCCGCCTGCACAGCACCCGGCTCGACTGGGAACGCCCGCTGTGGCAGGCCCACCTCATCGAAGGTCTCGCCGACGGCAGGGTCGCGATGTACACCAAGATCCACCACGGCCTGGTCGACGGCATCTCCGCGATGCGGCTGCTGCAGAGCACCCTGTCGACGGACCCCGACGAGCGGGGCATGGCCGCGCCGTGGACGAAGCGGGCGATCCGCCGGGCAAAGGCCGACACGAAGGGCGACGTCGACGCTCCGATGACCGAGGCCGCGCACACCCTGGCCGGGCTCCCCGGCGACGCGCTGCGCACCGCGCTCGGCATCACCGCGGAGGCCGCCGGTATGCCCGGCGCGCTCATCAAGACCTTGTCCAAGGGCGCCCGCAACGAGACGTCGACGGTGTCGTTCCACACGCCCCGCACGATGTTCAACCGCTCCATCACTGGCGCCCGCCGGTTCGCCGCCCAGGACTGGCCGGTCGAGCGGATCCGGGGAGTCGGCAAGGCGACCGGCGCCACCATCAACGACGTCGTGCTCGCGATGTGCGGCGGCGCGATCCGCACCTACCTCCTCGAGAACGACGCGCTCCCGGACTCCCCTCTCGTCGCGATGGTCCCGGTCGGGCTGAAGGCGAAGGAGTCGCACCTGCCGTCGGCCGAGGGCGGCAACGCCGTCGGTGCGGTGATGGCCCGGCTCGGCACAGACCAGGCGGACGCCGGCGAGCGGCTCGTGGCGGTCCAGAAGTCGATGAAGGACGGCAAGGACGCCCTCCAGTCACTGACCCCGGTGCAGGTGCTCGCGATGAGCGCGATCGGCCAGGCCCCGGCGATCCTCGGGCCGGCACTGAAGATGCAGGGGATCATCCGGTCGCCGTACAACCTGATCATCAGCAACGTGCCCGGCCCTCGGACCACCCACTACTGGAACGGTGCCAAGCTGGTCGGCAACTACCCGCTGTCCATCCCCATCAACGGCATGGCTCTCAACATCACCTGCACGTCGTACGACGGCAGCATGGGGTTCGGCCTGACCGGCTGCCGGCGTACCGTCCCGCACCTCCAGCGCCTGCTGACGTTCCTCGACGCCGAGCTCGCCGCGCTCGAGAAGGCCGCCGGCGTCAGCTGA
- a CDS encoding FG-GAP repeat domain-containing protein, translated as MSNDQPPGEPARDDDPPRPPPRPVAPPGQVSTPDQLPTVEPGEWPAQPRRAPVPQPAPPPAPAPAPVPTSAPPAPGPPAPPPVAPAKRSLAWLWVTLAAVFVLGVGTAATLVVVRPWEDDTSDRDTAGAPPDSEQQAEPSDEVPEDPAPTASATPTPPSAPAAQVTADLDGDGYGDAVAVLGSSSSIERVVLSSTGSSFEVAREPVAAFEDRTWADFDGDGELDEVSWTYELGGTLNLTSDDLDLRERNLRLRLDDRQPFVSLKPGDFDGDGAVDLVAYGATGRRTVGVWIIRNEAGRFAEPEQWVQIPNATYATTTLLPADFDADGRADVAARVPSSGLPRDLGPSSRIELGIALLTSSGTGFVPGPVERPTGLLDGGEAVVGDFTGDGQPRVLLIDRSRTGVQVHGLRADGDRLVLEPGLVLQIGGRRGDVVDAVVSDVDGDAVDDVVYSTVDERGRSYDGFRVLRLDERATAPSEVWAPTPRCPSGDCSFYFENSF; from the coding sequence GTGAGCAACGACCAGCCGCCGGGGGAGCCGGCGCGGGACGACGATCCCCCGCGACCGCCGCCGCGGCCGGTGGCGCCACCCGGGCAGGTCTCGACGCCGGACCAGCTGCCGACCGTCGAGCCCGGCGAGTGGCCGGCGCAACCGCGCAGAGCGCCCGTGCCGCAACCGGCACCGCCGCCGGCTCCCGCGCCGGCACCGGTCCCCACCTCGGCACCGCCGGCACCGGGCCCGCCCGCCCCGCCCCCCGTGGCACCGGCGAAGCGGAGCCTGGCCTGGCTGTGGGTCACGTTGGCCGCGGTCTTCGTGCTCGGTGTCGGGACGGCCGCCACCCTGGTCGTCGTCAGGCCCTGGGAGGACGACACCAGCGACCGCGACACCGCCGGCGCTCCTCCCGACTCCGAGCAGCAGGCCGAGCCGTCGGACGAGGTCCCGGAGGACCCGGCTCCGACAGCCTCGGCGACTCCGACACCACCGAGCGCTCCGGCCGCCCAGGTCACCGCGGACCTCGACGGCGACGGGTACGGCGACGCGGTCGCCGTCCTCGGCTCGAGCAGCAGCATCGAGCGCGTCGTGCTGTCGAGCACCGGGAGCTCGTTCGAGGTCGCTCGCGAGCCGGTCGCGGCGTTCGAGGACCGGACCTGGGCCGACTTCGACGGCGACGGTGAGCTGGACGAGGTCTCGTGGACCTACGAGCTCGGTGGCACCCTCAACCTCACCTCGGACGACCTCGACCTCCGTGAGCGCAACCTCCGGCTCCGCCTCGATGACCGGCAGCCTTTCGTCAGCCTGAAACCGGGCGACTTCGACGGTGACGGCGCCGTCGACCTGGTCGCCTACGGCGCGACGGGGCGGAGGACGGTGGGCGTCTGGATCATCCGCAACGAGGCCGGCAGGTTCGCCGAGCCCGAGCAGTGGGTGCAGATCCCCAACGCGACTTATGCGACGACCACGCTGCTCCCGGCCGACTTCGACGCCGACGGTCGCGCCGACGTCGCGGCCCGGGTGCCGAGCAGCGGTCTGCCGCGGGACCTGGGGCCTTCGAGCCGGATCGAGCTCGGCATCGCGCTGCTGACCTCGTCCGGGACGGGGTTCGTCCCGGGCCCGGTCGAACGCCCGACGGGTCTCCTCGACGGCGGCGAAGCCGTCGTCGGAGACTTCACCGGCGACGGGCAGCCGCGGGTGCTGCTGATCGACCGCAGTCGCACCGGCGTCCAGGTGCACGGCCTGCGCGCGGACGGCGACCGGCTGGTCCTCGAGCCCGGTCTGGTGCTGCAGATCGGTGGCCGGCGGGGCGACGTGGTCGACGCGGTCGTGTCCGACGTCGACGGCGACGCGGTCGACGACGTCGTCTACTCGACGGTCGACGAACGCGGTCGGTCGTACGACGGGTTCCGGGTGCTGCGGCTCGACGAGCGCGCGACCGCGCCGAGCGAGGTCTGGGCGCCGACGCCGCGGTGTCCGTCGGGCGACTGCTCGTTCTACTTCGAGAACAGCTTCTGA
- a CDS encoding FG-GAP-like repeat-containing protein, producing MTIGDGGSAAPPGWYPDGPGWERRWDGVAWTADRRPVSPAQPPVQPPAQPPAQPPTQRPVQASRSPWAPPSAGAPAGSPAPSPFRPASPPPGQVPPGSPQGPPPGPPFATPGGPSYPAPPQKKSLLWLWVALAVVLIVVVATVVTLVVVQPWSDDGDGSKGGGATTEPTETEPAAEPVRGDIDGDGRGDVLGRFYDSTESRLTLTNADGSFQLAKEPVQQEENLVVADFDGEGGNDVGSWFDSGGTLQFEIEDSDLSVTQAFDLWFKVEAVNAAFGDFDGDGLTDIAAYGQQHRSQVAVWVLRNSGDGFEAPVKWAALPNATYGSTELIVGDFNGDGSDDVMAVAPDEPVVRGDFDNLYWYGDFGVVPLIARAGSFARGTIAPVETDLFDQEYTVGDFDGDGKETLVADNFYEDTFLLYEYDGTTLRPTGATVPYGVAGDGVMDAVTAVDLNGDQLDDLVLTSVNIDDYSFYGVWVATADAEGGIDTPTKWADLPSCSNDYCEVDYFVAR from the coding sequence ATGACGATCGGTGACGGCGGCTCGGCAGCGCCACCAGGTTGGTATCCGGACGGACCGGGCTGGGAACGGCGGTGGGACGGCGTCGCATGGACGGCCGACCGGCGGCCGGTGTCGCCGGCGCAACCGCCGGTCCAGCCGCCTGCCCAGCCACCGGCGCAGCCGCCGACCCAGCGACCGGTCCAAGCCTCCCGCTCGCCCTGGGCACCCCCGTCCGCGGGTGCACCGGCCGGGAGCCCGGCACCGTCGCCCTTCCGCCCGGCCTCGCCACCCCCGGGCCAGGTGCCGCCGGGCTCGCCGCAGGGACCGCCGCCCGGGCCGCCGTTCGCCACACCGGGCGGGCCGTCGTACCCGGCGCCGCCCCAGAAGAAGAGCCTGCTGTGGCTGTGGGTCGCACTCGCCGTCGTGCTGATCGTGGTCGTCGCGACCGTGGTGACCCTGGTGGTCGTCCAGCCGTGGTCCGACGACGGCGACGGCAGCAAGGGCGGCGGCGCCACAACCGAGCCGACCGAGACGGAGCCGGCCGCCGAGCCGGTCCGCGGCGACATCGACGGCGACGGGAGGGGCGACGTCCTCGGCCGGTTCTACGACTCCACCGAGAGCCGGCTGACCCTCACCAACGCGGACGGCTCCTTCCAGCTGGCGAAGGAACCGGTGCAGCAGGAGGAGAACCTGGTCGTGGCCGACTTCGACGGCGAGGGCGGCAATGACGTGGGCTCCTGGTTCGACTCCGGCGGCACCCTCCAGTTCGAGATCGAGGACAGCGACCTGTCGGTGACGCAGGCCTTCGACCTCTGGTTCAAGGTCGAGGCGGTCAACGCCGCGTTCGGTGACTTCGACGGCGACGGTCTCACCGACATCGCGGCCTACGGCCAGCAGCACCGCAGCCAGGTGGCGGTGTGGGTGCTGCGCAACAGCGGAGACGGGTTCGAGGCGCCGGTGAAGTGGGCCGCGCTGCCCAATGCGACGTACGGCTCGACCGAGCTGATCGTCGGTGACTTCAACGGCGACGGCAGCGACGACGTGATGGCCGTCGCGCCGGACGAGCCGGTGGTCCGCGGCGACTTCGACAACCTCTACTGGTACGGCGACTTCGGGGTCGTGCCGCTCATCGCCCGGGCCGGCTCCTTCGCCCGCGGCACCATCGCACCGGTCGAGACCGACCTCTTCGACCAGGAGTACACCGTCGGCGACTTCGACGGCGACGGCAAGGAGACGCTGGTCGCTGACAACTTCTACGAGGACACCTTCCTCCTCTACGAGTACGACGGCACCACCTTGCGTCCGACGGGGGCGACCGTTCCGTACGGCGTGGCCGGCGACGGCGTGATGGATGCGGTCACCGCCGTCGACCTCAACGGCGACCAGCTCGACGACCTCGTGCTCACCAGCGTCAACATCGACGACTACAGCTTCTACGGGGTGTGGGTGGCGACCGCCGACGCGGAGGGGGGCATCGACACCCCGACGAAGTGGGCGGACCTGCCCAGCTGCTCGAACGACTACTGCGAGGTCGACTACTTCGTCGCGCGCTGA
- a CDS encoding DNA polymerase IV — MGWVLHVDLDQFIAAVEVLRRPELAGLPVIVGGRGDPTERGVVATASYEARRFGVGSGMPLRLAERKLRKSEEEAVFLPVDKDAYDAASAEVMDVLRSLDWGGVPVLVEVLGWDEAFVGPGPDHGELGSPVEFAERIRAAVLDRTRLTSAVGIGNNKLQAKLATGFAKQRVEGALAREAGSGIGEESGPGGQERGRGTYVLTDEGWYDEMGDRPTSALWGIGKKTADKLALLGIATVEDLARADAAMLAERIGPTTGPWLRRLGRGVASSEVDATPYVARGHGREETFQEDLTDWAEVEREVDRIARRVVADIAAEGRPAVRVELKLRYRPFFTLTRSHKLPAPTTDADELAAEAVALLDRVEKDRPVRLLGVRLEMADPS, encoded by the coding sequence ATGGGCTGGGTGCTGCACGTCGATCTCGACCAGTTCATCGCCGCGGTCGAGGTGCTGCGGCGGCCCGAGCTGGCCGGGCTCCCGGTGATCGTCGGCGGGCGCGGCGACCCGACCGAGCGCGGCGTGGTGGCGACCGCCTCCTACGAGGCCCGGCGCTTCGGCGTCGGCTCCGGGATGCCGCTGCGGCTCGCGGAGCGGAAGCTGCGCAAGTCGGAAGAAGAGGCCGTCTTCCTGCCGGTCGACAAGGACGCCTACGACGCGGCCTCGGCCGAGGTGATGGACGTGCTGCGCAGCCTCGACTGGGGCGGCGTGCCGGTGCTGGTCGAGGTCCTCGGCTGGGACGAGGCCTTCGTCGGTCCGGGACCGGACCACGGCGAGCTCGGCTCGCCGGTGGAGTTCGCGGAGCGGATCCGAGCCGCCGTGCTCGACCGCACCCGGCTGACCAGCGCGGTCGGGATCGGCAACAACAAGCTCCAGGCCAAGCTCGCGACCGGGTTCGCGAAGCAGCGGGTGGAGGGTGCGTTGGCCCGGGAGGCGGGTTCCGGGATCGGCGAGGAGTCGGGCCCCGGCGGTCAGGAGCGCGGCCGCGGGACCTACGTCCTCACCGACGAGGGCTGGTACGACGAGATGGGCGACCGCCCGACCAGCGCGCTGTGGGGCATCGGCAAGAAGACCGCCGACAAGCTGGCCCTCCTCGGCATCGCCACGGTCGAGGACCTCGCCCGTGCCGACGCCGCGATGCTGGCCGAGCGGATCGGGCCGACCACCGGACCCTGGCTGCGCCGGCTCGGCCGTGGCGTCGCGTCGAGCGAGGTCGACGCCACGCCGTACGTCGCCCGCGGGCACGGCCGCGAGGAGACGTTCCAGGAAGACCTGACCGACTGGGCCGAGGTCGAGCGAGAGGTCGACCGGATCGCGCGCCGGGTGGTCGCCGACATCGCGGCCGAAGGCCGCCCGGCGGTCCGGGTGGAGCTCAAGCTGCGCTACCGGCCGTTCTTCACCCTGACCCGCAGCCACAAACTGCCGGCGCCGACGACCGATGCCGACGAGCTCGCTGCCGAGGCGGTCGCCCTGCTCGACCGGGTCGAGAAGGACCGCCCGGTCAGGCTGCTCGGCGTACGCCTCGAGATGGCCGATCCCTCCTGA
- a CDS encoding GIY-YIG nuclease family protein, producing the protein MTAYVYILRCADGSYYVGSTRDLEKRLWEHQIGLGASYTQRRRPVELVWSAEYPNVGEAFFWEKRIQGWSRAKRVALINGEYDRLPGLAKKDFGGAGDRSLRRGEPLATDPLATVKAMTRPAEVVAVTDEFLAQIETDRPGLVHGLYLHGSLCWGEFYADSDIDFVGVLSRPASVGDLAALEAAHARVREAVPERRYEGFYCQEGDLACPASDVGLVPVHYQGSFDLAGRLDANPVTWHELAERGIIVRGGKPRIHTDMDELLDFTRDNLTSYWEPLLSRMGEEGDQTVGRDDDAVVWVTLGVARLHHLLARAALTSKSGAGRYILDALEPRWHRLADEALALRERPGTSSSYSDVATRGRDAREFLAWAIADGRRLR; encoded by the coding sequence GTGACTGCCTACGTCTACATCCTGCGATGCGCGGACGGTTCGTACTACGTCGGCAGCACCCGCGACCTGGAGAAGCGGCTGTGGGAGCACCAGATTGGCCTGGGAGCGTCGTACACCCAAAGACGACGACCGGTAGAACTCGTGTGGAGCGCGGAGTACCCCAACGTGGGTGAAGCCTTCTTCTGGGAGAAGAGGATCCAGGGCTGGTCGCGCGCCAAACGGGTTGCACTCATCAACGGCGAGTACGACAGGTTGCCTGGCCTTGCCAAAAAGGACTTCGGTGGGGCGGGCGATCGCTCCCTGCGCCGGGGCGAGCCGCTCGCCACCGATCCGCTAGCTACGGTGAAGGCCATGACACGTCCGGCCGAGGTCGTCGCCGTCACCGACGAGTTTCTCGCTCAGATCGAAACGGACCGGCCGGGCCTCGTTCATGGCTTGTACCTGCACGGCTCGCTTTGCTGGGGAGAGTTCTACGCCGACAGCGACATCGACTTCGTGGGTGTGCTGAGCCGGCCCGCCTCCGTCGGAGACCTGGCAGCACTAGAGGCCGCTCACGCCCGGGTGCGGGAGGCGGTGCCGGAACGTCGCTATGAAGGCTTCTACTGTCAGGAAGGCGACCTCGCGTGCCCGGCCTCAGATGTGGGCCTGGTGCCGGTGCATTATCAGGGATCCTTCGACTTGGCCGGGCGGCTCGACGCCAATCCCGTGACGTGGCACGAACTGGCCGAACGCGGAATCATCGTGCGAGGCGGCAAACCCAGGATTCACACCGACATGGATGAATTGCTGGACTTCACCCGCGACAACCTGACGAGCTATTGGGAGCCTCTTCTCTCTCGGATGGGGGAGGAAGGTGACCAAACCGTAGGACGGGACGACGATGCCGTGGTCTGGGTGACGCTCGGCGTCGCTCGGCTCCATCATCTGCTTGCACGCGCTGCGCTCACGTCGAAAAGCGGCGCGGGTCGCTACATCCTCGACGCGCTGGAGCCGCGCTGGCACCGGCTGGCGGATGAGGCCCTCGCCCTGCGGGAACGGCCAGGGACGTCATCGTCGTACAGCGATGTCGCGACGCGCGGTCGGGACGCCCGAGAGTTTCTCGCCTGGGCCATCGCGGACGGGCGACGTCTCCGCTGA